In the genome of Methanotorris formicicus Mc-S-70, the window GGACTTAGATGAAATAAAAAAACGCAAACTGTTGGAGATGCAGAAAAAACTTGAAGAGCAGGAAAAACTCCAACAGTTGCAAGAACAACAACAAATGCAATATCAACTTCAAAAACAAAAAATTTTAAGGCAAATTTTAACTGAAGAGGCAAGATCAAGACTTGCAAGAATAAGGATGGCGAAGCCAGAATTTGCTGAGCAAGTGGAGTTGCAATTAATACAACTTGCTCAAATGGGCAGATTACCCATCCCAGTCACTGATGAACAGTTGAAACTCCTACTCGATAAAATACATGAAGCAACAAAAAAGAAGAAAGAATTTAAGATCGTTAGAAAGTGATGCTATGAAGGCATATGTATTATTTAGTGGTGGGAAGGATAGTTCACTATCTGCAATTATATTAAAAAAGTTAGGTTATGATGTTAAGTTATTAACTGTAAATTTTGGCATCCTTGATTCATACAAATACGCCCAAGAAACTGCTAAAATATTGGGTTTATCACATGAGGTTGTGATCCTCGATAGGGCGATACTTGAAAAATCTGTTGAGATCATATTAAAAGATGGTTATCCATCAAATGGTATCCAGTTTATCCATAAAGAGGTCTTAGAGATCCTCTCTGATAAATACAAGATTCTCGCAGATGGAACAAGAAGAGACGATAAGGTTCCTAAGTTAAGTTATTCAGAAGTTCAAAGCCTTGAAATGAGAAAGGGCATTGAATATCTAACTCCATTAATGGGATTTGGACATAGAACCATAAGAAAATTGGTTGATGAATATTTCATAATCTCTGAAAAGGAGAGTGAAGAGTTATTAAAATCTGATTATGAAACTGAAATTAGGGAACTTATGAGATTGAATGGAGAGGATCCACTCAAATACTTCCCAAAACATAAACAATCAAGAGTTATTGGATTAAAAAAAGAAATATAAAATGAGGTGAGAGAAATGGCAAGCAACAAACCATTGGGTAAAAAGTTGAGATTGGCAAAGGCAATGAAACAAAACAGAAGAGTTCCATTGTTTGTAATTGTCAAAACAAGAGGAAAAGTTAGAGCACACCCAAAAATGAGATACTGGAGAAGAAGCAAATTGAAGGCATAAATCTAAAACTTTTTTTATTTTTATATATTTTATATTTATAGATTTAAATAAATGCATAATGGGATTTTAATTTATTAACGGATTCACGATATCCAAAATCCCATCTACATTGATGTCG includes:
- a CDS encoding DNA-binding protein, with amino-acid sequence MDLDEIKKRKLLEMQKKLEEQEKLQQLQEQQQMQYQLQKQKILRQILTEEARSRLARIRMAKPEFAEQVELQLIQLAQMGRLPIPVTDEQLKLLLDKIHEATKKKKEFKIVRK
- a CDS encoding DUF7411 family protein, which produces MKAYVLFSGGKDSSLSAIILKKLGYDVKLLTVNFGILDSYKYAQETAKILGLSHEVVILDRAILEKSVEIILKDGYPSNGIQFIHKEVLEILSDKYKILADGTRRDDKVPKLSYSEVQSLEMRKGIEYLTPLMGFGHRTIRKLVDEYFIISEKESEELLKSDYETEIRELMRLNGEDPLKYFPKHKQSRVIGLKKEI
- a CDS encoding 50S ribosomal protein L39e, giving the protein MASNKPLGKKLRLAKAMKQNRRVPLFVIVKTRGKVRAHPKMRYWRRSKLKA